The Victivallis sp. Marseille-Q1083 DNA window CGGTCAACGCGATGAATTCCGACGTGATGCCGACCTACATGGGGCTGGCGCTGGCGGTCGGGCTGCCGGTCTGCTGGTTCTATTTCTCCCGGGCCGGGCTGGGCATCTTCCTGGCCGGCATGCTGTTCTACGCCCGCTGGAAACAACTCGGCGTCGCCACCGGACCGGAGTTCTTCGCCGTCCGTTTCGGTTCCGACGGCGGCCGCTTCATCCGGGTGTTCACTTCATTGTATTCGGTGCTGTTCGGCATCATCCCGTGGATGGGAGCCGGTCTGCTGGCGGCCCATCTGATTTTCGGCTCCTTCTTCGGCTATGAAAGCAAGGCGCTGTCGCTGCTGATCCTGCTGCCGCTGATGCTGCTCTACGTCTGGTTTTCCGGTTATGCCGGCGTCCTGGTCACCAACCTGTTCCAGACCGTCATCATCGTCGTCGCCTGCGTCACCGTCTGTCTCGTCATCCTGTCCCATTTCGGCGGGCCGGCCGGTCTGACCGCTTCCATTCAGCAGGCGATGCCGGCGGAAACCGGCACGGCGGTGCTGTCGATCTGGCCGCAGAACGGCAACGCCTATGTCAGCCCGCTGCTGGTGGCAGTCTGGATCATTCTGACCGGCGTCGGCGTCGGCGCCAATGTTTCGGTCGACGGCCAGCGGATCATCTCCTGCAAAAATGTCCGGGAAGCGGTCAAAGTCAGCATCTGGACCCAGCTGGAGCTGTTCATCATGCTGCTGCTGGTGACGCTGCCGGCCCTCGGGCTGCTGGCGCAGACGCCGGAGTTGTTCTCCGCGCCGGCGGCGGAACGCGAAGCGATGTACGGCGTGCTGGTCCGCGAATACCTGCCGGTCGGCGTCAAGGGGCTGACGCTGGCGGCGCTGGCGGCGGCGGTGATGTCGACGGTCAGCACCCAGTTGAATTACAGCGCCCAGACCCTGACCCACGACGTGCTCGGCTCCTATCGGCATTTTTCGCCGGTCCGCGGCGTCCTCTACGGCCGGCTGGCGATGATCGTCGTCATGCTGCTGGCGATCGTCGTCGTTTACTGCGCCGGCAGCCTGATCAGGATCGCCATCTTCATCACCGGCCTGCTCGGCTCCTCGGCGCTGATCGGCTGGGGATACTGGTGGTACTGGCGGATCAACCTCTATTCCTGGTATGCCGCGATGCTCGGCGGGCCGCTGGTCTATCTGGCCTGCTTCTTCGGCCTGCCGCGGATCCCGTGGTGGGCGGCCCAGGCCGCCCTCAGCCCCAACCACGCCGACATGATGGGCATCTGCGCCGGCGTGGTCAGCATGGCGCTGACCACCGTCGTCACGCTGATCGTCACGTTTCTGACCCCGCCGGACGATATGGACGTCCTGACCGAATTCTACCGCCGGGCCCGGCCGATGGGGTATTGGAAGCCGGTGCAGGAGGTACTGCGCCGCCGCGGCGAACTGCGCGCCGAACCGCGCGGGCTGCTGGCCGGCGGCACCGTCACCGCGTTGTGCGGCGCCGCCTGGCTCTGCCTGCTGATCATGGGGCTGTCAGAGCTGTTCGTCGGCCGCTATCTCGAAGCCGCCGGGTTCGGGACAGCTGCCGCTCTTTTCGCCGTCATCTTCAAGAAGCTGTTCGACTGGCACTTGAAACGCCTCGAAGCCTGAAAGGATGTTTCCCGATGAAGATGATCTGTTATTTCATCGCGTTCCTGCTGGTTTTTTCGGCCCTGCCGACAACGGCCGGACAATCGTTGAAGGTCGTTTCCTACAACGTCATGGAGGGGTTCAACCGCGGTTCGGCGGTGACGGCGGTCTCCGAATGGCTGGAAGAGGAATCGCCGGATGTGGTGCTCTTTCAGGAGATGGATACCGACAGCGCCGGGCTGGCCCAAATCGCCGCCGCCTGGAATCACCCGTACGCCTGCGTTTTGAAGCCTTTCACGGTTTATTCGCTCGGACTGACCTCAAAATGGCCGATCGACTATCTGGAATTGCGGACCAACGACATGTTTCACGGTTACATCCTGGCCAGAATCGGCGGCGTCTATTTCATGTCGACGCACTGGTCCTCCGCCAGATACGAACAGCGCGACCACGAAAGCGACATCTATGTTTTCCGGCTGCGTCCGTTGCTGGAGGGCGGTGAAAAAATCGTCGTCATGGGAGACTTCAACAATCCGTCGCCATTCGACGCCGCCGAAGCGAACGCCGAATCAGAGCTGCTGGCCAGCCGGCGCCGGACCGACGCCGAATCGGAAATCGTCGAAAACCTCAAAGACGGGTTCTGGGATTTTCATTGCATCGAACAACTGCTGGAGCTCGGTTTGCAGGATGTCATTCATCAGCACCAGCACGAACACAGTGCCGCTTCCACCTTCTACATCTATGAACGGATCGATCAGGCGCTGCTCAGCCGCAACCTGGCCGGCAAGGTGACGGCCGCCTATCTCGAAGTCGAAGACCGGCCGCGGTTCGCGCCGCTCTCCGACCATCTGCCGCAGGTGGTTGAACTCGACTTCCCGCTGGAACCGGCCGCGGCGGACGGCGACCGGCTGCAACAGGAATTGATCCGTCTGCAAACCGTCGCGGAACCGGATAATTTCAAGCCGCAACCGGAACGATGGCGGGAAGCGACAGAATCAGGCGGCAGTTACCTGGACCTGGCAGTTCCGGGCGATGGCGAACGTTATTTCACGCTGACCCGGCCGGCCGGTTTCTTTTCCATCCGCTTCCATGCCGCCGCCGGACAATGGCTGTCCGGCAGCCATATTATCTGCACGCCGGTCCCGGTCGCCGAATCGCTGACCATCCCGGTTCCGGCCGCGGCGGACGGCATTCGACTGCATCTTCAGCAGTTGCCGGCCTCCCTGCCGGCGGAGCCAGCCGTTGCCCAGTCCAATCAACCGGAAAGGAACAAGTAATGTACAAAACATTCCTGATGCTGTGCGCTTCCCTGGCCATGACAAACTGCTTTGCCGGCGTCGATGAAGCATTCACGCCCAAAATCAAAGAAGTCAAGATCTTAACGCCGGTCGTCCGTCCCGGCGATCCGCTGGTCGTCGATTTGACCTTCGAGGCCGAAGGGGCACTGCCGACGATCAAATACAACGGGTTCCTGCACATCGAACGGGAAAAGACCGAGCCGGTTTGCATGACCAACCTGGCGCTGACCGATTTCGGCATCGACTGGTGGAAAACCGGCGAACGCACCTATCGCGGCACCTATACGATCAATGTGCCGCCGGGCGCGCCGGAAGGCGAACGGGTGCTGCACGTCGGTTTTTATCTGACGGCGCCGGATTTCCTGACCGAAGCGACCTATCCCTTCACGGTTTCCAGCGAAGCGCCTCCGGTGCAGTTTACACCGCCCCCCGCCCTGACGGCGGCGGAACTGGCCGACCGCCGGCGGCAGGAGGCTGAGTTCGTCGCCGCGCCGCTGGCGGTACTGGAAAATGAAAATTTCAGCTTCAAAGTCGCCGCGGACGGCCGCTGGAGTTTTACCGACAAGGCGCACAACCTGCCGTGGCTGTCCAGTACGGCGCGCCGCGCCTTCGGCACGGCGGCTTTCGTCAAAGGGGAGGAAAAACGGGGTTTTCCGATCACCGAACTGACCGTCGCCGCGGCGGCGCCGGGCGAAATCAAACTGCATTATCAGGCCCCGGACGGAACCGGCAGCGTCGAATTCACCATCGCCGTCAGGGCGGACGACGAACGGGCGCTGCACTTTTCCTGGCGCCAACTGGACGGCGAATGGCAGTTGAGCGACCTGGTTTTCCCGGAGAACGCCTTTGGCGCCACCGGCGAAGAGAATGCCATTGCACTCATTCCGAACTGCCTCGGCGTGTTGATGTACGCCGCTGAAAACCTGCCGACCAGCCTCTCCTGGCTGCCGTTCAACAGTTACGCCGGCCTGTCGATGACGATGGCCGGCATGGTTCGGGCCGACGGCGGCATCCTGCTCAGTTGGAACGACGTCGACACCGCACTCGGCGCCGAACGGGTCTGGGGTCCGGAACTATTGCCGGGCACCACCGCGCTGAACCTTTCGCTGACCCACCCGGGAACGAGCGGCGAATTCACGCTGGTCAACGTCGGCACCAGCGATTATTGCCGGGTGGCCAACGCCTACCGGCCGCTGGCCCGGGAAAAGGGATTCCTGAAAACGATGCGGGAAAAATACGGTGACCGGCCCAATCCGATCGACGGCTTCATGAGCTACCGGCCGATGGCGATGCGCCATTATGTCGCCAACACC harbors:
- a CDS encoding endonuclease/exonuclease/phosphatase family protein — translated: MKMICYFIAFLLVFSALPTTAGQSLKVVSYNVMEGFNRGSAVTAVSEWLEEESPDVVLFQEMDTDSAGLAQIAAAWNHPYACVLKPFTVYSLGLTSKWPIDYLELRTNDMFHGYILARIGGVYFMSTHWSSARYEQRDHESDIYVFRLRPLLEGGEKIVVMGDFNNPSPFDAAEANAESELLASRRRTDAESEIVENLKDGFWDFHCIEQLLELGLQDVIHQHQHEHSAASTFYIYERIDQALLSRNLAGKVTAAYLEVEDRPRFAPLSDHLPQVVELDFPLEPAAADGDRLQQELIRLQTVAEPDNFKPQPERWREATESGGSYLDLAVPGDGERYFTLTRPAGFFSIRFHAAAGQWLSGSHIICTPVPVAESLTIPVPAAADGIRLHLQQLPASLPAEPAVAQSNQPERNK
- a CDS encoding sodium:solute symporter; the protein is MDTPTALWIDSAILAAYLLASFLIGIFANRLLKKDVSTESGYFLGGRSMPGYLTGISNAVNAMNSDVMPTYMGLALAVGLPVCWFYFSRAGLGIFLAGMLFYARWKQLGVATGPEFFAVRFGSDGGRFIRVFTSLYSVLFGIIPWMGAGLLAAHLIFGSFFGYESKALSLLILLPLMLLYVWFSGYAGVLVTNLFQTVIIVVACVTVCLVILSHFGGPAGLTASIQQAMPAETGTAVLSIWPQNGNAYVSPLLVAVWIILTGVGVGANVSVDGQRIISCKNVREAVKVSIWTQLELFIMLLLVTLPALGLLAQTPELFSAPAAEREAMYGVLVREYLPVGVKGLTLAALAAAVMSTVSTQLNYSAQTLTHDVLGSYRHFSPVRGVLYGRLAMIVVMLLAIVVVYCAGSLIRIAIFITGLLGSSALIGWGYWWYWRINLYSWYAAMLGGPLVYLACFFGLPRIPWWAAQAALSPNHADMMGICAGVVSMALTTVVTLIVTFLTPPDDMDVLTEFYRRARPMGYWKPVQEVLRRRGELRAEPRGLLAGGTVTALCGAAWLCLLIMGLSELFVGRYLEAAGFGTAAALFAVIFKKLFDWHLKRLEA